Proteins encoded in a region of the Nonomuraea helvata genome:
- a CDS encoding TetR/AcrR family transcriptional regulator, whose translation MVPRRAPRPDERGKAAEETRERILRAAVREFGEKGYSGARTAGIAARAGVNPQLISYYFGGKQGLLEELRRRRQEAEPSAPDASFEESIGAQLARTLDDPDWARLVVWQALGDCPFADADEGRRHLEAQRSRMAAALERMRRRQEAGEVTDRVDPAFALLVAYAVVFTPITMPQFVRDIFGDDPLSPEVRRRLHGELVKLLGAAED comes from the coding sequence ATGGTGCCACGCAGAGCGCCGCGCCCTGATGAGCGCGGCAAGGCCGCGGAAGAGACCCGGGAGCGGATCCTGCGAGCCGCCGTGCGCGAGTTCGGCGAGAAGGGCTACTCCGGCGCGCGTACGGCCGGGATCGCCGCCCGTGCCGGCGTCAACCCGCAGCTGATCTCCTACTACTTCGGCGGCAAGCAGGGCCTGCTGGAGGAGCTGCGGCGGCGCCGGCAAGAAGCGGAGCCGTCGGCGCCCGACGCCTCTTTCGAGGAGTCGATCGGCGCGCAGTTGGCCCGCACGCTCGACGACCCCGACTGGGCGCGGCTGGTGGTGTGGCAGGCACTGGGCGACTGCCCGTTCGCCGACGCCGACGAAGGGCGGCGGCACCTGGAGGCGCAGCGGTCCAGGATGGCCGCGGCGCTGGAGCGGATGCGCAGGCGGCAGGAGGCCGGGGAGGTCACCGATCGGGTGGATCCGGCCTTCGCGCTGCTGGTCGCCTACGCGGTGGTGTTCACGCCGATCACGATGCCGCAGTTCGTACGGGACATCTTCGGCGACGATCCGCTGTCGCCGGAGGTGCGGCGCCGGCTGCACGGCGAGCTGGTCAAGCTTCTCGGCGCGGCCGAGGACTGA
- a CDS encoding NAD(P)H-binding protein, producing MVMVVFGARGNVGRHVAAGLLAAGERVRVTSREPEKGGLPAGAEVVVADLERPETLPAALEGAAKVFVYAKPDGVAAFAEAARSAGVRQVVLLSSAAVVVEGAERNPIALAHRAVETALEESGLDWTFIRPGMFATNTLWWWREPIRAKGAVRLPYPESQTAPVHEKDLAALAVTALREPGHERQAYTVYGAESLTLRRQVELIGEAIGRAVAIEVISAEEAREELGRTMPPIGVEVTMRQWAARDGVPAPTSATVEKVTGRAARTFAEWAVDHAADFA from the coding sequence ATGGTGATGGTGGTCTTCGGGGCTCGGGGCAATGTGGGGCGCCATGTCGCCGCCGGCCTGCTGGCGGCCGGTGAGCGGGTCAGGGTGACGAGCAGGGAGCCGGAGAAGGGCGGCCTGCCTGCGGGGGCGGAGGTCGTGGTGGCCGACCTGGAGCGTCCCGAGACGTTGCCGGCCGCGCTGGAGGGCGCCGCGAAGGTGTTCGTGTACGCCAAGCCGGACGGTGTCGCGGCCTTCGCCGAGGCGGCCAGGTCGGCCGGGGTGCGGCAGGTGGTACTGCTGTCATCGGCGGCGGTCGTGGTCGAGGGCGCCGAGCGCAATCCGATCGCCCTGGCGCATCGGGCCGTCGAGACGGCCCTGGAGGAGTCAGGGCTGGACTGGACGTTCATCCGGCCGGGGATGTTCGCGACGAACACGCTGTGGTGGTGGCGTGAGCCCATCCGGGCCAAGGGGGCGGTGCGCCTGCCGTACCCGGAGTCGCAGACCGCTCCCGTGCACGAGAAGGACCTGGCGGCGCTCGCGGTGACGGCGCTGCGCGAGCCGGGGCACGAGCGGCAGGCCTACACCGTGTACGGGGCGGAGTCGCTCACGTTGCGGCGGCAGGTCGAGCTCATCGGGGAGGCGATCGGCCGCGCGGTCGCCATCGAGGTGATCTCGGCCGAGGAGGCGCGGGAGGAGCTGGGCCGTACGATGCCGCCGATCGGCGTCGAGGTGACCATGAGGCAGTGGGCGGCCCGCGACGGTGTCCCCGCGCCGACGTCGGCGACGGTGGAGAAGGTGACGGGGCGTGCCGCGCGCACGTTCGCCGAATGGGCGGTCGATCACGCGGCCGACTTCGCCTGA
- a CDS encoding FAD-dependent oxidoreductase, which produces MDILVIGAGVGGLAAARGLLAAGHRVRLYDQAPARRTGGKALLVWSNGNAVLDDLGVSLEGVGARIDRIDALTSGGRLRTSMDIAHATDRYGFPTQAVPRRYLLERLAEGLPDDIVHYGLACRSVTQDGGRVTATFADGSTATGDVLVGADGHHSVVRRTLWGDGTVRPATFGTWQGLSPIDIDITDTTRHLMISGREGACGLMPAGKGLLQWWFDVRRSPGDPRPAAPLAELRRRFGHWASPVPEVLAAATEDDLEFFGHHWNQVRKVWGEGRITLVGDAAHTMPPTLGQGANQTLEDAWVLGRELAEDGDDPEVRLRAYEKARYPHISLVSRLAKRNPANWRVPPLIARLVPETYQTAMLARFSNRLTAAAG; this is translated from the coding sequence ATGGACATACTCGTCATAGGCGCCGGGGTGGGCGGCCTGGCTGCCGCACGCGGGTTACTGGCCGCCGGTCACCGGGTGCGGCTCTACGATCAGGCGCCGGCGCGGCGGACGGGCGGCAAGGCGCTGCTCGTCTGGAGCAACGGCAACGCCGTACTGGACGATCTCGGCGTCAGCCTGGAGGGCGTCGGCGCCCGCATCGACCGGATCGACGCGCTGACCTCCGGCGGCCGGCTGCGCACCAGCATGGACATCGCCCACGCGACCGACCGGTACGGCTTCCCCACCCAGGCGGTTCCCCGCCGTTACCTGCTGGAACGACTGGCCGAGGGGCTGCCCGACGACATCGTCCACTACGGTCTGGCCTGCCGGAGCGTCACGCAGGACGGCGGCCGGGTCACGGCGACGTTCGCCGACGGGTCGACGGCCACGGGCGACGTGCTCGTCGGAGCCGACGGCCACCACTCGGTCGTACGGCGCACCCTGTGGGGCGACGGCACCGTGCGACCGGCCACCTTCGGCACCTGGCAGGGCCTGAGCCCCATCGACATCGACATCACCGACACGACCCGGCACCTCATGATCAGCGGGCGGGAGGGCGCCTGCGGCCTCATGCCCGCCGGCAAGGGCTTGCTGCAGTGGTGGTTCGACGTGCGCCGGTCGCCCGGCGACCCGCGGCCCGCCGCGCCGCTGGCCGAGCTGCGGCGCCGGTTCGGGCACTGGGCCTCGCCCGTCCCCGAGGTGCTCGCCGCCGCCACCGAGGACGATCTCGAGTTCTTCGGCCACCACTGGAACCAGGTCCGCAAGGTCTGGGGCGAGGGCCGCATCACGCTGGTCGGCGACGCCGCCCACACCATGCCGCCCACCCTGGGGCAGGGCGCCAACCAGACCCTCGAGGACGCGTGGGTGCTCGGGCGCGAGCTCGCCGAGGATGGCGACGATCCGGAGGTACGGCTGCGCGCCTATGAGAAGGCGCGCTACCCGCACATCTCCCTGGTCTCCCGGCTGGCCAAGCGGAATCCCGCCAACTGGCGGGTCCCGCCGCTGATCGCTCGGTTGGTCCCGGAAACGTACCAGACCGCCATGCTCGCCCGCTTCAGCAACCGCCTCACCGCGGCCGCCGGGTGA
- a CDS encoding MarR family transcriptional regulator translates to MADKRPEEGIFREFLVAILLHNEAVADRLGLQPVDVAATILLETRGPLAVGAISEELGLPSASTTRLIDRLEKAGYVRRVRGERDRRMVTVELVEGGMDDYDAACAASRRHLDALAVHYGAEQVPLLLDMFTRVAQAYRSATEELRQDER, encoded by the coding sequence GTGGCCGACAAGCGTCCGGAAGAGGGGATCTTCCGCGAGTTCCTGGTGGCGATCCTGCTGCACAACGAGGCGGTCGCCGACCGGCTCGGCCTGCAACCGGTCGACGTCGCCGCCACGATCCTGCTGGAGACGCGCGGACCCCTCGCCGTAGGAGCGATCTCCGAGGAGCTCGGGCTGCCGTCCGCCTCGACCACCCGGCTGATCGACAGGCTGGAGAAGGCCGGATACGTACGGCGGGTGCGTGGCGAGCGTGACCGGCGCATGGTCACGGTGGAGCTGGTCGAGGGCGGGATGGACGATTACGACGCGGCCTGCGCGGCGTCCAGGCGGCACCTTGACGCGCTGGCCGTGCATTACGGGGCGGAGCAGGTGCCGTTGCTGCTGGACATGTTCACCCGCGTCGCCCAGGCCTATCGATCGGCCACCGAGGAGCTGCGCCAGGACGAACGGTAG
- a CDS encoding sensor histidine kinase, whose amino-acid sequence MGILVSASIIAAETFLGYFLSRHIPASTMGPVYVLGVLAVSFLCGPVLGVLTAVASGVILDYFLLPPADAFSVWGWIPLVIFLTVALLVGWGAALMRSLAVETEERRSDADLDAQIARLLLRTEHLRSALPVAAQQLGRALGLPFLSIETATVAGDGQHVALPLTVSGNRLGTLTVPKDLPERMTRRLDERVVPSLEALLHAAHEREAISQALEASRDELRRFAEEQAALRRVATLVAHGVRPSEIFDAVTGEVGHIVNADFALLERYDPGPTVVLVSVWAKDGCAQMPTAGSNWPLEKHSIASLVTCAGHPERIDIDENIAGQLADWSRAIGVVSAVGIPITVEGQPWGVMIALFRALEAAEQSVEERMLDFTELVATALANAQARNELAASRARVVAASDEARRQIECDLHDGAEQRLMEVGLALRTVADLVPEDLVELRERLEHIGEGTALVIQELRTLSPGIHPAVLSKSGLGPALTMLARHSVVPVELVLAVECRLPERIEAVIYDIVFEALTNVAKHARASIVCVELDMKDTKVRVAVRDDGIGGAVLTDGAGLVALNDRVLALGGTFEIDSPARQGTLLTAVIPSGR is encoded by the coding sequence GTGGGCATTCTGGTCAGTGCATCGATCATCGCAGCCGAAACATTTTTGGGCTACTTTCTGTCGCGGCATATCCCGGCAAGCACCATGGGGCCGGTTTACGTTCTCGGCGTTCTTGCGGTGTCGTTCCTGTGCGGTCCGGTGCTGGGCGTTCTGACCGCCGTCGCCAGCGGCGTCATCCTCGACTACTTCCTGCTTCCTCCCGCCGACGCCTTTTCGGTATGGGGCTGGATACCGTTGGTCATCTTTCTCACGGTGGCGCTGCTGGTCGGCTGGGGCGCGGCATTGATGCGCTCTCTGGCTGTCGAGACCGAGGAGCGGCGCAGCGACGCCGACCTGGACGCACAGATCGCCAGGCTGCTGCTGCGCACCGAGCACCTGCGATCGGCGCTGCCGGTGGCCGCTCAGCAACTGGGCCGCGCCCTGGGCCTGCCCTTTCTCTCCATCGAGACGGCGACGGTGGCAGGCGACGGGCAGCACGTGGCGCTGCCGCTGACGGTCAGCGGCAACCGGCTCGGCACGCTCACCGTGCCGAAGGACCTCCCGGAGCGCATGACGCGCCGGCTGGACGAACGCGTGGTGCCCTCGCTGGAGGCGTTGCTGCATGCGGCCCACGAGCGGGAGGCCATCAGCCAGGCGCTGGAGGCGAGCCGCGACGAGCTGCGCCGGTTCGCCGAGGAGCAGGCGGCGCTGCGGCGCGTCGCCACGCTGGTGGCGCATGGAGTCCGGCCCTCGGAGATCTTCGATGCCGTCACGGGCGAAGTCGGCCACATCGTCAACGCCGACTTCGCGCTCCTCGAACGCTACGACCCCGGCCCCACGGTCGTGCTGGTCAGCGTCTGGGCCAAGGACGGCTGCGCCCAGATGCCGACGGCGGGGTCGAACTGGCCGCTGGAGAAGCACAGTATCGCCAGCCTCGTGACCTGCGCGGGGCACCCGGAACGGATAGATATCGATGAGAACATCGCCGGCCAGCTCGCGGACTGGTCCCGCGCCATAGGGGTCGTATCCGCCGTCGGCATCCCGATCACTGTCGAGGGTCAGCCGTGGGGGGTGATGATCGCGCTCTTCCGCGCCTTGGAGGCCGCCGAGCAGTCGGTGGAGGAACGCATGCTCGACTTCACCGAGTTGGTCGCGACCGCTCTGGCCAACGCACAGGCGCGCAACGAGCTCGCCGCCTCACGGGCGCGCGTGGTCGCCGCCTCCGACGAGGCGCGCCGCCAGATCGAGTGCGACCTGCACGACGGAGCCGAGCAGCGCCTGATGGAGGTCGGCCTCGCCCTTCGCACCGTGGCGGACCTGGTCCCGGAGGACCTGGTCGAGCTGCGGGAACGGCTTGAACATATCGGCGAAGGCACGGCGCTCGTCATCCAGGAGCTGCGGACGCTCTCTCCCGGCATCCATCCGGCCGTCTTGTCCAAGAGCGGTCTCGGGCCCGCGCTGACGATGCTCGCTCGCCACTCGGTCGTCCCGGTCGAGCTGGTCCTGGCCGTCGAGTGCCGACTGCCGGAGCGCATAGAGGCAGTCATTTATGACATCGTTTTCGAGGCGCTGACCAACGTGGCCAAGCATGCCCGCGCCTCCATCGTCTGCGTGGAACTGGACATGAAGGACACGAAGGTCCGGGTGGCGGTCCGCGACGACGGCATCGGCGGGGCCGTTCTCACCGACGGCGCAGGGCTCGTCGCGCTCAACGACCGGGTCCTGGCACTCGGCGGCACCTTTGAGATCGACAGCCCTGCCCGACAGGGCACCTTGCTCACCGCAGTGATCCCGTCAGGCCGATGA